Proteins encoded in a region of the Coffea eugenioides isolate CCC68of chromosome 4, Ceug_1.0, whole genome shotgun sequence genome:
- the LOC113768584 gene encoding probable arabinosyltransferase ARAD1 produces the protein MSTMSEKSILPSRFLSCLIGLSLFLLLLSSLSLFQFCGSSFRNISVLQVFLVNSPSSCSKDNVNPSETLTTEEVRNEEVPYVNFTEKLDGLGHDARRVKCDPSKALLRVYMYDLPAEFHFGLLNWRGGVNQLWPDVSDLHQVPSYPGGLNLQHSIEYWLTLDLLSSNSPNVDRPCTAIRVEHSTEADILFVPFFASLSYNRQSKLHGKEKVSVNRLLQDKLVEFLKDRDEWKRLHGKDHLIVAHHPNSLLNARKKLHSAKFVLADFGRYPPHVANLDKDIIAPYKHMVKTISSSDSAPFEKRPTLVYFQGAIYRKAGGIIRQELYYLLKDEKDVHFTFGSIGSNGIKQASRGMAASKFCLNIAGDTPSSNRLFDAIASHCVPVIISDEIELPFEDILDYSEFCIFIRASEAVKSGYLLNLLRGIERDKWTKMWEKLKDIASHYEYQYPSRPGDAVDMIWQAVSRKISGVKSSVHRKTRYERTQILVVGQSSTS, from the exons ATGTCAACAATGTCGGAGAAAAGTATACTACCCTCAAGGTTTCTTTCTTGCCTGATAGGCCTTTCGCTGTTTCTTTTACTTCTTTCATCATTGTCCCTCTTCCAATTTTGTGGCAGTTCTTTCAGAAACATCTCGGTTCTTCAGGTTTTCCTTGTCAATAGTCCATCTAGTTGCTCGAAAGACAATGTCAACCCTTCAGAAACTTTAACTACTGAAGAAGTTAGAAATGAAGAGGTTCCTTATGTGAATTTCACTGAGAAGTTGGATGGACTAGGACATGATGCAAGGAGAGTAAAATGTGATCCAAGTAAGGCTCTTCTTAGGGTCTATATGTATGACTTGCCTGCTgaatttcattttggattgttgaaTTGGAGAGGAGGTGTGAATCAATTGTGGCCTGATGTTAGTGATCTGCATCAAGTACCTTCATATCCTGGTGGTTTGAATTTACAACACAGCATTGAGTACTGGCTCACACTTGATCTCCtatcatcaaattctccaaatgTAGATAGACCATGTACTGCCATCAGAGTGGAGCATTCGACTGAAGCAGATATCCTGTTTGTGCCATTCTTTGCATCTCTAAGTTACAACCGTCAATCTAAGCTTCACGGGAAGGAGAAAGTCAGTGTGAACCGATTACTGCAAGATAAATTAGTTGAGTTTCTGAAGGATAGGGATGAGTGGAAACGATTGCATGGGAAAGATCATTTGATTGTAGCCCACCATCCGAATAGTTTGTTGAATGCAAGGAAGAAGTTGCATTCTGCCAAGTTTGTGCTTGCAGATTTTGGAAGATACCCTCCTCATGTAGCAAATCTTGACAAGGATATAATTGCTCCCTATAAACATATGGTGAAGACAATTTCATCTAGTGACTCAGCCCCATTTGAAAAACGGCCCACACTGGTGTATTTCCAAGGTGCAATCTACAGGAAAGCT gGTGGCATAATTCGTCAGGAACTCTACTATCTTCTCAAAGATGAGAAGGATGTACATTTCACATTTGGAAGTATTGGAAGTAATGGTATAAAACAGGCATCCCGTGGCATGGCCGCATCCAAATTCTGCCTTAATATTGCAGGAGATACTCCTTCCTCAAACAGGCTTTTTGATGCCATTGCTAGTCATTGTGTTCCTGTGATAATTAGCGATGAGATTGAGTTACCATTTGAAGATATCTTGGACTACTCAGAGTTCTGCATATTTATCCGTGCATCAGAAGCTGTGAAAAGTGGTTACCTTCTGAATCTTCTGAGGGGAATTGAGCGGGACAAGTGGACCAAAATGTGGGAGAAACTAAAGGACATTGCATCGCACTATGAATATCAATACCCTTCTCGACCTGGTGATGCGGTGGATATGATTTGGCAGGCTGTTTCAAGGAAGATATCTGGTGTAAAGTCAAGTGTCCATAGGAAAACCCGATATGAGAGGACACAGATTCTTGTTGTAGGCCAATCATCTACTTCATGA
- the LOC113767616 gene encoding uncharacterized protein LOC113767616 yields the protein MGEDLIVKVDHVITPDALQSAPKSEGAGTSVESSSSHLVNPPASVIDIKEDEDDSVGEDEPLIQTVECRICQEEDSIKNLEVPCACSGSLKFAHRACVQRWCDEKGGITCEICHQPYQPNYTAPPPTHPEDTAIDIGEGWTIAGTPVDLNDPRLIAMATAERHLLEPEYDEYADSSASGAAFCRSAALILMALLLLRHALTIGNGDGDDDDVSTFFALFLLRAAGFLLPCYIMAWAISVLQRRRQRQEAAALAAAEVAFLLQAGQRRGIQVRIAPVPTPAPAPVAANEPAVTAHTGPAQ from the exons ATGGGAGAGGACTTGATAGTTAAGGTGGACCATGTAATCACACCTGATGCATTGCAATCAGCACCAAAGTCAGAGGGTGCAGGGACTTCTGTAGAAAGTTCTAGCTCTCACCTGGTTAATCCTCCAGCTTCAGTCATTGACATTAAGGAGGACGAAGACGACAGTGTCGGTGAAGATGAACCACTTATTCAAACTGTGGAATGTCGTATTTGCCAGGAAGAAGATAGTATCAAGAATTTGGAGGTACCATGTGCCTGCAGTGGCAGCTTGAAG TTTGCTCATAGAGCATGTGTTCAACGTTGGTGCGATGAGAAAGGAGGCATTACTTGTGAGATCTGTCATCAG CCTTACCAACCCAATTATACTGCTCCGCCTCCTACTCATCCTGAAGATACAGCCATTGACATTGG TGAGGGATGGACAATTGCTGGTACTCCTGTGGATCTGAATGACCCTCGACTTATAGCCATGGCCACTGCTGAGCGCCATCTTCTGGAGCCGGAATATGATGAATATGCTGATTCAAGCGCAAGTGGAGCTGCATTCTGTCGTTCTGCTGCTTTAATT TTAATGGCTCTTCTACTCTTGAGGCATGCTCTTACCATTGGAAATGGTGATGGGGATGATGATGATGTTTCTACTTTCTTCGCT CTTTTCTTGCTCCGGGCTGCTGGTTTCCTTCTTCCTTGCTATATCATGGCTTGGGCCATCAGTGTATTGCAGCGTCGAAGGCAAAGACAG GAAGCAGCAGCACTGGCTGCAGCTGAGGTCGCTTTTCTGCTGCAGGCTGGGCAACGTAGGGGTATTCAAGTCAGAATTGCACCAGTACCTACACCAGCACCAGCGCCTGTAGCAGCAAACGAACCTGCAGTAACTGCACATACAGGGCCAGCTCAATGA